Proteins from a single region of Catenulispora acidiphila DSM 44928:
- a CDS encoding NADH-quinone oxidoreductase subunit D encodes MTVIDETGESVNDSEGRVFTVAGGDWDEILAGLQESPEERIVVNMGPQHPSTHGVLRLILEIDGETVTEARCGIGYLHTGIEKNTEYRNWVQGTTFVTRMDYLTPLFNEAAYCLAVEKLLDIEEQIPERASVIRVLMMELNRISSHLVCLATGGMEMGALTMMTAGFREREETLDLFEFITGLRMNHAYIRPGGVAQDLPPGAVDKIGNYIKLMRKRFPDYAKLCNENPIFRGRTEGVGHLDLAGCMALGITGPVLRSTGHPHDLRKSEPYCGYETYDFEVATWDTSDAYGRYRVRLTEMYESLRIVEQCLDRIQRTQGHPVMVEDKKIAWPAQLALGSDGMGNSLDHIRHIMGGSMEALIHHFKLVTEGFHVPAGQAYAAVESAKGELGVHAVSDGGTRPYRVHFRDPSFTNLQATAAMCEGGQLADVIVAVASLDPVMGGVDR; translated from the coding sequence ATGACCGTCATCGACGAGACCGGCGAATCGGTCAACGACAGCGAGGGCCGCGTCTTCACGGTCGCCGGCGGCGACTGGGACGAGATCCTTGCCGGTCTGCAGGAGAGCCCCGAAGAGCGCATCGTCGTCAACATGGGACCGCAGCACCCCTCGACGCACGGCGTGCTCCGGCTCATCCTGGAGATCGACGGCGAGACCGTCACCGAGGCCCGCTGCGGCATCGGCTACCTGCACACCGGTATCGAGAAGAACACCGAGTACCGCAACTGGGTGCAGGGCACGACCTTCGTGACCCGCATGGACTACCTGACGCCGCTGTTCAACGAGGCGGCGTACTGCCTGGCGGTGGAGAAGCTCCTGGACATCGAGGAGCAGATCCCCGAGCGGGCCAGCGTCATCCGGGTCCTGATGATGGAGCTCAACCGGATCTCCAGCCACCTGGTGTGCCTCGCCACCGGCGGCATGGAGATGGGCGCGCTGACCATGATGACCGCGGGCTTCCGCGAGCGCGAGGAGACGCTGGACCTCTTCGAGTTCATCACCGGGCTGCGCATGAACCACGCGTACATCCGCCCCGGCGGCGTCGCGCAGGATCTGCCGCCCGGCGCGGTGGACAAGATCGGCAACTACATCAAGCTCATGCGCAAGCGCTTCCCGGACTACGCGAAGCTGTGCAACGAGAACCCGATCTTCCGCGGCCGCACCGAGGGCGTGGGCCATCTGGACCTGGCCGGCTGCATGGCCCTGGGCATCACCGGCCCGGTGCTGCGCAGCACCGGCCACCCGCACGACCTGCGCAAGTCCGAGCCGTACTGCGGCTACGAGACCTACGACTTCGAGGTCGCGACCTGGGACACCAGCGATGCCTACGGCCGCTACCGGGTCCGCCTGACCGAGATGTACGAGTCGCTGCGGATCGTCGAGCAGTGCCTGGACCGCATCCAGCGCACCCAGGGCCACCCGGTCATGGTCGAGGACAAGAAGATCGCCTGGCCCGCGCAGCTGGCCCTCGGCAGCGACGGCATGGGCAACAGCCTGGACCACATCCGGCACATCATGGGCGGCTCCATGGAAGCCCTGATCCACCACTTCAAGCTGGTCACCGAGGGCTTCCACGTCCCGGCCGGCCAGGCCTACGCGGCGGTGGAGTCGGCCAAGGGCGAGCTGGGCGTGCACGCGGTGTCCGACGGCGGCACGCGGCCCTACCGGGTCCACTTCCGCGACCCGTCCTTCACGAACCTGCAGGCGACCGCGGCGATGTGCGAGGGCGGCCAGCTGGCCGACGTCATCGTCGCCGTCGCCTCCCTGGACCCGGTTATGGGTGGAGTGGACCGTTGA
- a CDS encoding NADH-quinone oxidoreductase subunit C encodes MTENVPAVPEQGADSPGGELIATRKGMFGARNGGDTSGYGGLVRRIELPGASQRPYGGYFDVIADELEGALEEQGLPLEAISAYVVYRGQLTIHVPREHLVRVAKTLRDDPALRFEMCLGVTGVHFPEQSGRELHSVVPLLSITHNRRIRLETTAPDVDPHIPSLYEVYPTVDWHERESYDMFGIIYDGHPGLTRILMPDDWLGHPQRKDYPLGGIPVEFKGAQIPAPDQRRAYS; translated from the coding sequence GTGACTGAGAACGTACCCGCGGTCCCGGAGCAGGGTGCTGATTCCCCGGGCGGCGAACTGATCGCCACCCGCAAGGGCATGTTCGGCGCCCGCAACGGCGGCGACACCTCCGGCTACGGCGGCCTGGTCCGCCGGATCGAGCTGCCCGGCGCGAGCCAGCGGCCCTACGGCGGCTACTTCGACGTCATCGCCGACGAACTCGAGGGCGCGCTGGAGGAGCAGGGCCTGCCGCTCGAGGCGATCAGCGCCTACGTGGTCTACCGCGGACAGCTGACCATCCACGTGCCGCGCGAGCACCTCGTCCGGGTCGCCAAGACCCTGCGCGACGACCCCGCGCTGCGCTTCGAGATGTGCCTGGGCGTCACCGGCGTGCACTTCCCGGAGCAGTCCGGCCGCGAGCTGCACAGCGTGGTTCCGCTGCTGAGCATCACGCACAACCGCCGGATCCGCCTGGAGACCACCGCTCCGGACGTCGATCCGCACATCCCCTCGCTCTACGAGGTCTACCCCACGGTCGACTGGCACGAGCGCGAGAGCTACGACATGTTCGGCATCATCTACGACGGCCACCCCGGCCTGACCAGGATCCTGATGCCGGACGACTGGCTGGGGCACCCCCAGCGTAAGGACTACCCGCTCGGCGGCATCCCCGTCGAATTCAAGGGTGCGCAGATCCCGGCTCCGGACCAGCGGAGGGCCTACTCATGA
- a CDS encoding NuoB/complex I 20 kDa subunit family protein, producing the protein MGLEEKLPAGFLLTTVEGLAGYMRKSSVWPATFGLACCAIEMMATGAGRYDLARFGMERFSATPRQADLMIVAGRVSQKMAPVLRQVYDQMANPKWVIAMGVCASSGGMFNNYAIVQGVDHIVPVDIYLPGCPPRPEMLLDAILKLHEQIQSMPLGVNRKKAAEEAEKAAMNAKPTILMEGLLR; encoded by the coding sequence ATGGGCCTGGAAGAGAAACTGCCCGCAGGATTCCTCCTCACGACGGTGGAGGGCCTGGCGGGCTATATGCGCAAGTCGTCGGTCTGGCCGGCGACGTTCGGATTGGCCTGCTGTGCCATCGAGATGATGGCCACCGGCGCCGGACGCTATGACCTGGCACGCTTCGGCATGGAGCGGTTCTCCGCCACGCCGCGCCAGGCGGACCTGATGATCGTGGCGGGCCGGGTGAGCCAGAAGATGGCCCCGGTCCTGCGCCAGGTCTACGACCAGATGGCGAACCCCAAGTGGGTCATCGCGATGGGCGTGTGCGCCTCCAGCGGCGGCATGTTCAACAACTACGCGATCGTGCAGGGCGTGGACCACATCGTGCCGGTCGACATCTACCTGCCGGGCTGCCCCCCGCGCCCGGAGATGCTGCTGGACGCGATCTTGAAGCTCCACGAGCAGATCCAGAGCATGCCGCTGGGCGTGAACCGCAAGAAGGCCGCGGAAGAGGCCGAGAAGGCCGCGATGAACGCCAAGCCGACGATCCTGATGGAAGGGCTCCTCCGGTGA
- a CDS encoding NADH-quinone oxidoreductase subunit A, with amino-acid sequence MNSYAPILVLGGLAAGFAVFSVVSGMLTGPKRYNRAKLEAYECGIEPTPQPVGGGRFPVKYYLTAMLFIIFDIEIVFLYPWAVRFDSLGWFGLVEMVFFILTVFVAYAYVWRRGGLEWD; translated from the coding sequence ATGAACAGTTACGCGCCGATTCTGGTGCTCGGCGGGTTGGCCGCCGGGTTCGCCGTGTTCTCGGTGGTGTCGGGGATGCTGACCGGACCGAAGCGGTACAACCGCGCCAAGCTGGAGGCTTACGAGTGCGGCATCGAGCCCACTCCGCAGCCGGTCGGCGGCGGCCGCTTCCCGGTGAAGTACTACCTGACCGCCATGCTCTTCATCATCTTCGACATCGAAATCGTGTTCCTGTACCCGTGGGCGGTGCGGTTCGACTCGCTGGGCTGGTTCGGGCTCGTCGAGATGGTGTTCTTCATCCTCACCGTCTTCGTCGCGTACGCCTATGTGTGGCGTCGCGGCGGATTGGAATGGGACTGA